A single Oncorhynchus keta strain PuntledgeMale-10-30-2019 unplaced genomic scaffold, Oket_V2 Un_contig_1242_pilon_pilon, whole genome shotgun sequence DNA region contains:
- the LOC127917928 gene encoding ubiquitin carboxyl-terminal hydrolase 32-like: MGGGHYVTYAKNPNNKWYCYNDSSCKEVHSEEMDTDSAYILFYEQQAVDFSQFLPKTDGKKMADTTSMDEDFESDYKKYCVLQ; the protein is encoded by the exons ATGGGAGGAGGACACTATGTGACCTATGCCAAAAACCCCAACAACAAATGGTACTGTTACAACGACAGCAGCTGTaag GAAGTGCACTCGGAGGAGATGGACACGGACTCCGCCTACATCCTGTTCTATGAGCAGCAGGCGGTGGACTTCTCTCAGTTCCTGCCAAAGACTGACGGCAAGAAGATGGCCGACACCACTAGCATGGACGAGGACTTTGAGTCTGACTACAAGAAGTACTGTGTCCTTCAGTGA